A stretch of Parvimonas micra DNA encodes these proteins:
- a CDS encoding peptidylprolyl isomerase, translating to MKNRFIKFTSAIVLSAMLLTACASAPKGAMVKIGDKYITEEQVQKEYDRVISSYTDEQKEKYDESTEEGKTASLTLKQNILEMFSNIEVVKQKFAKLEKEYKDEGKSEEDIAKVTVTEEEVNESLSKVKEQLGDKFNEELEKAKLTEDELKYKIEDNLYSSKFQTWFAENYTPTDEEVAEKYKGSDFDGPQINASHILVETEEDAKKVKSRLDAGEKFEDVATEVSKDPSVKNNKGVLGTFTKGIMVQEFYDAAVKLKVGEISEPVKTKFGYHIIKLNEIVEDYSQFTDESKKLISQKLKQKILSEKFKTEFESIQKEVGYLPIKNFK from the coding sequence ATGAAAAATAGATTTATAAAATTTACAAGTGCCATTGTACTGTCAGCAATGCTTTTAACAGCATGTGCATCGGCTCCAAAAGGTGCGATGGTAAAAATTGGGGATAAGTATATTACTGAAGAACAAGTACAAAAAGAATATGATAGAGTTATTTCATCTTATACTGATGAACAAAAAGAAAAATATGATGAATCAACTGAAGAGGGAAAAACTGCTTCTTTAACTTTGAAACAAAATATTTTAGAAATGTTTTCTAATATTGAGGTTGTAAAGCAAAAATTTGCTAAGTTAGAAAAAGAGTATAAAGACGAAGGAAAATCTGAAGAAGATATAGCTAAGGTAACAGTAACCGAAGAAGAAGTTAATGAAAGTCTAAGTAAGGTTAAAGAACAGTTAGGTGATAAATTTAATGAGGAACTTGAAAAAGCAAAACTTACTGAAGACGAATTAAAATATAAAATTGAAGATAATTTATATTCTTCTAAATTTCAAACTTGGTTCGCAGAAAATTATACACCAACAGATGAAGAAGTTGCAGAAAAATATAAGGGAAGTGATTTTGATGGTCCACAAATTAATGCAAGTCATATTTTAGTGGAAACAGAAGAAGATGCAAAGAAAGTAAAAAGTCGTTTAGATGCTGGTGAAAAATTTGAAGATGTTGCAACCGAAGTTTCAAAAGATCCTTCAGTTAAAAATAATAAAGGTGTTTTAGGAACATTTACTAAAGGAATAATGGTTCAAGAGTTTTATGATGCAGCAGTAAAATTAAAAGTTGGAGAAATTAGTGAACCAGTAAAGACAAAATTTGGGTACCATATAATCAAATTGAATGAAATTGTTGAAGATTATAGTCAATTTACAGATGAGAGCAAGAAACTTATAAGTCAAAAATTGAAACAAAAAATATTATCTGAAAAGTTTAAAACTGAATTTGAAAGTATTCAAAAGGAAGTTGGATACCTACCAATTAAAAATTTTAAATAA
- the mfd gene encoding transcription-repair coupling factor, with the protein MNFLIDFLKNNESYLDMISNLKLNNVPIYCNGLIKESLFHLIYSIFNDLPDKNLVLLVENDNRANELCDELKNLVGDKVVVYPNFEIRFHNINSLETNLENIRIGIMNRLLSNEKFIIITTASALSKKISTPNFFKSHYINIDENSEINLNELTEKLIKMHYDRVDFVEAKGQFSIRGSIFDIFPVNFGNPIRIELFGDDVDSIRIFDINSQRSVEKLNKVEIIPAKEMVLSKDDVENILNGLNKDIEKLQKLKLFGKDIEKATEKFYQIFNDLKENYHISNMDLISPYIKKGSYSTLLDYLEKDSIICTEDILKIYDRNLEIENLFHENVVFSIENAEILDSHKDILIPFEQILRRIKEFSIINFTQLLKRTKIINPKSIVNLKTIEAEMFNRKFDLLFQNLKSKLQRGYKIVIFAGSLEKANNLKEILFAENINSNIIEGLEFELKSSILGISTLNLESGFEYPVQKVLFLTHKEIYGTVKKTSKKAKKKSKENLLDYTDLNVGDFVVHENHGIGEYRGIEQIEVDGIVKDHILILYKGNDKLYIPTDQMNLIQKYIGKDGYRPKLNKLGSSDWIKTKNRAKKVLDEIALDLVQLYAKRDKIKGFAFSEDTTWQKEFEDSFIYEETYSQLRAINEIKKDMEQFKPMDRLLCGDVGYGKTEVALRAAFKAMMDDKQVAFLVPTTILAQQHFNTANDRIGDFPLEIEMLSRFRSPAKQKEILKNVKNGKVNLLIGTHKLLSNNLEFKDLGLLIIDEEQRFGVKHKEALKKIKENIDVLSLSATPIPRTMQMSLVGIRDMSVLDDPPEERVTIATFVLEYNDSVIREAIYKELDRGGQVYFVYNRIHDMEKMYVELSKLIPDARIAMAHSKLSNKELENIMYDFQEGEYDILLCTTIIETGMDIKNCNTMIIYDADKMGLSQLYQLKGRIGRSTRRAYAYFTYEKDKALTEISEKRLMAIRDFSEFGSGFKIAMRDLELRGAGNILGECQSGHIETIGYEMYVRMLEESIKTIKGENINIKSQTTIELSVDAYIPSNYIGDSNQKIDMYRKIAAISSKEDFNEIYEELTDRFGEVPTTVLNVMNVSYLKRISSELNFIKIIERGKSVVFNFDQSNKKILQLIGSLTDELFRKIEFNLNENAELIFNYDKDKLPESINFVENLLFLNQKN; encoded by the coding sequence ATGAATTTTTTAATTGATTTTTTAAAAAATAATGAGTCATATTTGGATATGATTTCAAATTTAAAATTAAATAATGTTCCGATATATTGTAACGGACTTATAAAAGAGAGTTTATTCCATTTGATATATTCTATTTTCAATGATTTGCCTGATAAAAATTTAGTCTTATTAGTTGAAAACGATAATAGAGCTAATGAACTTTGCGATGAATTAAAAAATTTAGTTGGAGATAAGGTTGTTGTTTATCCTAATTTTGAAATAAGATTTCATAATATAAATAGTTTGGAAACTAATCTAGAAAATATAAGAATAGGAATAATGAATAGACTTCTTTCCAATGAAAAATTCATAATAATAACTACTGCAAGTGCTTTATCAAAAAAAATTAGCACTCCAAATTTTTTTAAATCTCATTATATCAACATTGATGAAAATTCTGAAATAAATTTAAATGAATTAACTGAAAAGTTAATAAAAATGCATTATGATAGAGTAGATTTTGTTGAAGCAAAAGGACAATTTTCAATAAGGGGATCTATATTTGATATATTCCCAGTAAATTTTGGAAATCCAATAAGAATAGAATTATTTGGCGATGATGTAGACTCAATACGTATATTTGATATTAATAGTCAAAGATCTGTTGAAAAGTTGAATAAAGTAGAAATAATACCTGCTAAAGAAATGGTATTATCAAAAGATGATGTTGAAAATATTTTAAATGGACTGAATAAAGATATTGAAAAATTACAAAAGTTAAAATTATTTGGAAAAGATATTGAAAAAGCTACAGAAAAATTTTATCAAATTTTCAATGATTTAAAGGAGAATTATCATATTTCAAATATGGATTTAATTTCACCATATATAAAAAAAGGAAGCTATTCAACTCTTTTAGATTATTTAGAGAAAGATTCAATAATATGCACTGAAGATATTTTAAAAATTTATGATAGAAATTTAGAAATAGAAAATTTATTTCATGAAAATGTAGTATTTTCTATCGAAAATGCAGAAATTTTAGACTCACATAAAGATATTTTAATTCCTTTTGAACAAATTTTAAGAAGAATAAAAGAATTTAGTATAATTAACTTTACACAACTTTTAAAAAGAACAAAAATTATTAATCCTAAAAGTATTGTAAATTTAAAAACGATTGAAGCTGAAATGTTTAACAGAAAATTTGATTTATTATTTCAGAATTTGAAATCTAAATTACAAAGAGGGTATAAAATTGTTATCTTTGCAGGTTCATTAGAAAAGGCTAATAATTTGAAGGAGATTTTATTTGCTGAGAATATAAATTCTAATATAATTGAAGGATTAGAATTTGAATTAAAAAGTTCCATTTTAGGAATTTCTACATTAAATTTAGAATCAGGTTTTGAGTATCCAGTTCAAAAAGTACTTTTTTTAACACACAAAGAAATTTATGGAACTGTAAAAAAGACTTCTAAAAAAGCAAAGAAGAAAAGTAAAGAAAATTTACTTGATTATACTGATTTAAATGTTGGAGATTTCGTAGTCCATGAGAATCATGGAATTGGAGAATATAGAGGGATTGAACAAATAGAAGTTGATGGAATTGTAAAAGACCATATTTTAATATTATATAAAGGAAATGACAAATTATATATACCAACTGACCAAATGAATTTAATTCAAAAATATATTGGAAAAGATGGATATCGACCAAAATTAAATAAATTAGGTTCTAGTGATTGGATAAAAACGAAAAATCGTGCTAAAAAAGTTTTAGATGAGATAGCATTAGACTTAGTTCAACTCTATGCGAAGAGAGATAAAATAAAGGGTTTTGCTTTTTCAGAGGATACAACTTGGCAAAAAGAATTTGAAGATAGTTTTATTTACGAAGAAACTTATTCACAGCTTAGAGCCATTAATGAAATAAAAAAAGATATGGAACAATTTAAGCCGATGGATAGATTGCTTTGTGGAGATGTTGGGTATGGAAAAACCGAAGTAGCATTAAGAGCTGCTTTTAAGGCCATGATGGACGATAAGCAAGTTGCATTCTTAGTTCCAACAACTATTCTAGCTCAACAGCATTTTAATACTGCTAATGATAGAATAGGGGATTTTCCTTTAGAAATTGAAATGCTTAGTAGATTTAGAAGTCCTGCTAAACAAAAAGAAATTCTAAAAAATGTAAAAAATGGTAAAGTAAATTTACTTATAGGGACACACAAACTATTATCAAATAATTTAGAATTTAAAGATTTAGGACTTTTAATAATAGACGAAGAACAAAGATTTGGAGTTAAACATAAAGAGGCATTAAAAAAAATAAAAGAAAACATTGATGTATTATCACTATCTGCAACACCTATTCCTAGGACAATGCAAATGAGTTTAGTCGGAATTAGAGATATGAGTGTTTTAGATGATCCACCAGAAGAAAGAGTTACTATTGCTACTTTTGTTTTAGAATATAATGATTCAGTAATTCGAGAAGCAATATACAAGGAGTTGGATAGAGGTGGACAAGTTTATTTTGTCTATAATAGGATTCATGATATGGAAAAAATGTATGTTGAATTATCGAAACTAATTCCTGATGCTAGAATTGCAATGGCGCATAGTAAATTGTCTAACAAAGAGTTAGAGAATATAATGTATGATTTTCAAGAGGGAGAATATGATATATTATTATGCACTACAATTATTGAAACGGGAATGGATATTAAAAATTGTAATACTATGATTATATATGATGCAGATAAAATGGGATTGTCACAACTTTATCAGCTAAAAGGAAGAATAGGACGATCTACTAGGAGAGCATATGCATATTTTACATATGAGAAGGATAAAGCGCTTACTGAAATTTCAGAGAAGAGACTTATGGCAATAAGAGATTTTTCGGAATTTGGTTCTGGTTTTAAAATAGCTATGAGAGATTTGGAGCTTAGAGGTGCTGGAAATATTTTAGGAGAATGCCAATCTGGACATATAGAGACTATTGGATATGAAATGTACGTTAGAATGTTGGAAGAAAGCATAAAAACTATTAAGGGCGAAAACATTAATATAAAAAGTCAAACTACTATTGAATTATCTGTTGATGCATATATTCCTTCAAATTATATAGGAGATAGTAATCAAAAGATTGATATGTATAGAAAAATTGCTGCGATTTCCTCTAAGGAAGATTTTAATGAAATTTATGAAGAATTAACTGATAGATTTGGAGAAGTACCTACTACAGTTTTAAATGTTATGAATGTTTCATACTTGAAGAGAATTTCATCAGAATTAAATTTTATAAAAATAATAGAAAGAGGAAAGTCAGTTGTATTTAATTTTGATCAATCAAATAAGAAGATTTTACAGCTAATAGGTAGCTTAACTGATGAATTATTTAGAAAAATAGAATTTAATTTGAATGAAAATGCTGAGTTAATATTTAATTATGATAAGGACAAATTGCCAGAAAGTATTAATTTTGTTGAAAATTTGCTATTTTTAAATCAAAAAAATTAA
- the pth gene encoding aminoacyl-tRNA hydrolase has product MEDNIYLIVGLGNPGKNYVETRHNVGYGVIDILADKYSINMKKEKFKSFYGQINMFRKKCIFLKPLTYMNLSGEAVIDAVNYFKIKPENIIVVLDDIDIPFGTVRIKKKGSAGTHNGLRSIIYHLETEDFPRVRISVGKCPDYMDLKDFVLSKFSSTEEKILKKELEIAADAVEEIIKSDVDKTMCKYNGMCIEE; this is encoded by the coding sequence ATGGAAGATAATATTTATTTAATAGTAGGCCTTGGAAATCCTGGTAAAAATTATGTAGAAACTAGACATAATGTAGGATATGGAGTTATTGATATTTTAGCTGATAAGTATAGTATTAATATGAAAAAAGAAAAATTTAAATCTTTCTATGGTCAAATAAATATGTTTAGAAAAAAATGTATTTTTTTAAAGCCACTTACTTATATGAATTTGTCAGGAGAAGCAGTTATAGATGCAGTAAATTATTTTAAAATAAAACCTGAAAATATTATAGTTGTATTAGATGATATAGATATTCCTTTTGGAACTGTTAGAATTAAGAAAAAAGGAAGTGCAGGAACACATAATGGTTTAAGGTCAATTATTTATCATTTAGAAACAGAAGATTTTCCTAGAGTTAGAATAAGTGTTGGGAAATGTCCTGATTATATGGATTTAAAAGATTTTGTTTTAAGTAAATTTTCATCAACTGAAGAAAAAATTTTGAAAAAAGAATTAGAAATTGCAGCAGATGCCGTTGAAGAGATAATAAAAAGTGATGTTGACAAAACAATGTGTAAATATAATGGAATGTGTATAGAGGAATAA
- a CDS encoding ribose-phosphate diphosphokinase: protein MLAYTGPMKIFSGTANRKFAEDICKCLDMPLGEINIGKFSDGEINLSVEETVRGYDVYIIQPTCNPTNDNLMEVLIMVDAFKRASAGRINVVIPYYGYARQDRKTKAREPITAKLVANLIEKSGADRVITMDLHAGQIQGYFDIPVDHLSAIKPLADFFKDELKDEDKKDMVVVSPDLGGVTRARNFSNYLDLPIAILEKRRPRPNVSEVMNVIGDIEGKTCIIVDDIIDTAGTITNAANALIAKGAKKVYITASHGVFSGKAIENIANSKVEKCVVTDTIPQEKNLGGKIEVVSVAQYFAKAIDRINNNRPVSMLFDGR from the coding sequence ATGTTAGCTTATACTGGACCTATGAAAATTTTTTCAGGAACTGCAAATAGAAAGTTTGCAGAAGATATTTGTAAATGTCTTGATATGCCATTGGGGGAAATTAATATCGGGAAATTTAGTGACGGTGAAATAAATCTTTCAGTTGAGGAAACTGTAAGAGGTTATGATGTTTACATTATTCAACCAACTTGCAATCCAACTAATGATAATCTAATGGAAGTGTTAATTATGGTTGATGCTTTCAAGAGGGCTTCTGCTGGAAGAATTAATGTAGTTATTCCATATTATGGATATGCAAGGCAAGACAGAAAAACAAAAGCTAGAGAACCAATTACAGCAAAATTAGTTGCGAATTTGATTGAAAAATCAGGGGCTGATAGAGTTATAACTATGGATTTACATGCAGGACAAATTCAAGGATATTTTGATATTCCTGTAGATCATTTATCCGCTATTAAACCTCTTGCTGATTTCTTCAAGGATGAGTTAAAAGATGAAGACAAAAAAGATATGGTTGTAGTTTCTCCTGATTTAGGTGGAGTTACTAGAGCTAGAAATTTCTCTAATTATTTGGATTTGCCTATTGCTATCTTAGAAAAGAGGAGACCTCGTCCAAATGTTTCTGAAGTAATGAATGTTATAGGAGATATTGAAGGAAAAACTTGTATAATTGTAGATGATATTATAGACACTGCTGGAACTATTACAAATGCTGCAAATGCTTTAATAGCTAAGGGAGCAAAAAAAGTTTATATCACTGCAAGTCATGGAGTATTTTCTGGAAAGGCAATAGAAAATATAGCTAATTCAAAAGTTGAAAAATGTGTTGTAACTGACACTATTCCTCAAGAAAAGAATTTAGGTGGTAAAATTGAAGTTGTTTCAGTAGCCCAATATTTTGCAAAGGCTATTGATAGAATAAATAACAATAGACCAGTGAGCATGCTTTTTGATGGAAGATAA
- the glmU gene encoding bifunctional UDP-N-acetylglucosamine diphosphorylase/glucosamine-1-phosphate N-acetyltransferase GlmU translates to MNITIILAAGEGTRMKSKKSKVLHKIVNRTLIDYVYDASCDAGSDKTIIIVGKNKVEVEDKFGDKVLYKEQKIGKEYPYGTGYAVQLAVDEISDDDNVLILSGDTPLIKGETLQKLLEEHIAMNSKATVLTAFIDDTTGYGHIIKDNNGKFLKIVEDKDATIEEKRVKEINSGIYVFNGKALKNSITKIDQNNVQNELYLTDAIKVLVQDGENVSTYKLDDIEEIYGINSKLQLFEAEKIMRYRINSEYMKNGVVMENPENTVIEKGISIGIDTFIGSGARIFGNTSIGENVYITGDSFIENSVIGNDVVIRSSYIEDSTVGDSVTMGPFAHLRPNSILKNEVHIGNFVEVKNSTVGENTKAGHLSYIGDAIVGKDVNMGCGSILVNYDGKNKHISEIGDGCFVGSNSNIVSPVKIANDTFIAAGTTVVSDVENEGSLIIGRSETFEKENWVYKKNLKIKK, encoded by the coding sequence ATGAATATTACAATCATATTAGCTGCAGGTGAAGGAACTAGAATGAAAAGTAAGAAATCAAAGGTTTTACATAAAATAGTTAATCGAACTTTGATTGACTATGTTTATGATGCTAGTTGTGATGCAGGTAGTGATAAAACTATAATTATTGTAGGGAAAAATAAAGTTGAAGTTGAAGATAAGTTTGGAGATAAGGTATTATATAAAGAACAAAAAATCGGTAAAGAATATCCTTATGGAACAGGTTATGCTGTTCAACTTGCTGTAGATGAAATCAGTGATGACGATAATGTTTTAATTTTGAGTGGAGATACTCCTTTAATAAAAGGAGAAACTTTGCAAAAATTGTTAGAAGAACATATTGCTATGAATTCAAAAGCAACTGTTCTTACAGCATTTATTGATGATACTACAGGATATGGTCATATTATAAAAGACAATAATGGTAAATTTTTAAAAATAGTTGAAGATAAGGATGCTACTATTGAAGAAAAGAGAGTAAAAGAAATAAATTCAGGAATTTATGTTTTTAATGGGAAAGCATTAAAAAATTCAATAACAAAGATAGATCAAAATAATGTTCAAAACGAATTATATCTTACAGATGCAATTAAAGTTTTAGTTCAAGATGGAGAGAATGTTTCAACTTATAAACTTGATGACATTGAAGAAATTTATGGGATAAATTCTAAGCTACAATTATTTGAAGCTGAAAAAATTATGCGTTATAGGATAAATTCAGAATATATGAAAAATGGTGTAGTAATGGAAAATCCAGAAAATACTGTGATTGAAAAGGGAATAAGTATAGGAATAGATACATTTATTGGAAGTGGTGCCAGAATTTTTGGAAATACGAGCATAGGAGAAAATGTATATATAACAGGAGATTCTTTTATAGAAAATTCTGTAATAGGAAATGATGTTGTAATTAGAAGTTCTTATATAGAAGATAGTACTGTTGGAGATTCTGTAACTATGGGACCTTTCGCTCATCTTAGACCAAATAGTATTTTAAAAAATGAAGTTCATATAGGAAATTTTGTTGAAGTTAAGAATTCAACAGTTGGAGAAAATACTAAAGCTGGACATTTATCATATATTGGAGATGCAATTGTAGGAAAAGATGTAAATATGGGTTGTGGGTCTATTTTAGTAAATTACGATGGTAAAAATAAACACATTTCTGAAATTGGAGATGGCTGTTTTGTAGGTAGTAATTCTAATATAGTTTCTCCAGTAAAAATTGCAAATGATACTTTTATTGCCGCTGGAACTACTGTTGTTTCAGATGTGGAAAATGAAGGTTCTTTAATAATTGGACGTAGTGAAACTTTTGAAAAAGAAAATTGGGTTTATAAAAAGAATTTAAAAATAAAAAAGTAA
- a CDS encoding MptD family putative ECF transporter S component: MKIKDLVLVAILGALNLVVSMIVTFALFPLGPYAHCISPGIAGLFAGTVFVFMCNKVGKKGSFLLFSGVYLIAMAGTGFYLPWIISYTVAFIIGEIILSYTGYQNKIAQFIAFGLIQVGSECGQIIPVNFFLESFKKTWVGKNGVTESAINEMIKFSTGTYGAINLLIVFILGGLGVVIGNKILKKHFKKI, translated from the coding sequence ATGAAAATTAAAGATTTAGTTTTGGTTGCTATTTTAGGAGCTTTAAATTTAGTTGTTTCAATGATTGTAACATTTGCATTATTCCCATTGGGACCATATGCTCATTGTATAAGTCCTGGAATTGCAGGATTGTTTGCAGGTACAGTTTTTGTGTTTATGTGTAATAAAGTTGGGAAAAAAGGTAGTTTCTTGCTTTTTTCAGGTGTTTATTTGATTGCGATGGCTGGTACAGGTTTCTATCTTCCGTGGATTATTTCATACACGGTTGCCTTTATTATTGGAGAAATTATACTATCATATACAGGATATCAAAATAAAATTGCTCAATTTATAGCTTTTGGATTGATTCAAGTAGGTAGTGAATGTGGACAAATAATACCAGTAAATTTCTTCTTAGAATCATTTAAGAAAACTTGGGTAGGAAAAAACGGAGTTACAGAGAGTGCAATAAATGAGATGATAAAATTTTCAACTGGAACATATGGGGCAATTAACCTTTTGATTGTATTTATACTAGGTGGACTTGGTGTTGTAATTGGAAATAAAATATTGAAAAAACATTTCAAAAAAATTTAA
- a CDS encoding ABC transporter ATP-binding protein: MDLLIKFENVSFTYEDSDKKALEDISFEINKGELVLITGASGSGKSTIYKCINGLIPHIYDGELLGNIFIDDKNTKDCENYELCKIIGSVSQNPRGQFFTDNTTSELAFTLENLGYEVKEIVKKIKNISNFFGISNILNKNVLEISGGEKQKISIACVSILDAKTLIFDEPSANLDYLGIELLKEIFLKLKKNGYTIVVVEHRIFYLKEIFDRLIHINKGKLIVNLDRKDALNYSAEDLRSLNPFDRELTIINKCSREEKILEIRNLKFKDIIKDISFDVYRGEIVGLVGKNGVGKSTISKLISGINKKTSGQILSKSLPFVLMQDVDYQLFSESVFSEFFLSNKDLTDDEVLEMLKAINLYEKRNCHPFSLSGGEKQRLLMGICAKSNSDILILDEPTSGLDFNNMIIISDIIKKLSKDKAIILISHDYELLSRVVDRVIFLEDGKITEDFILKEKNQLTNIFQKIKGGKENEN; encoded by the coding sequence GTGGATTTATTGATAAAATTTGAAAATGTAAGTTTTACTTATGAAGATTCTGATAAAAAAGCCTTAGAAGATATAAGTTTTGAAATAAATAAAGGAGAGTTGGTGTTAATAACAGGAGCTTCCGGTTCCGGTAAATCTACGATATACAAATGTATAAATGGACTAATTCCACATATTTATGACGGTGAACTTTTAGGAAATATTTTTATTGATGATAAAAATACGAAGGATTGTGAGAATTATGAGCTGTGCAAAATAATAGGTTCGGTTTCTCAAAATCCAAGAGGACAATTTTTTACTGATAATACCACTTCTGAATTGGCATTTACTTTGGAAAATTTGGGATATGAAGTTAAAGAAATTGTAAAAAAAATAAAAAATATTTCAAATTTCTTTGGTATTTCAAATATTTTAAATAAAAATGTTTTAGAAATTTCTGGGGGCGAAAAGCAAAAAATCTCTATTGCATGCGTTTCAATATTAGATGCAAAAACTTTAATATTTGATGAGCCTTCTGCAAATTTGGATTACTTGGGAATTGAGCTGTTGAAAGAAATTTTTCTAAAATTAAAGAAAAATGGATATACTATTGTCGTTGTTGAACATAGAATTTTTTATTTAAAAGAAATTTTTGATAGGTTAATTCATATAAATAAAGGGAAACTTATTGTAAATTTAGATAGAAAAGATGCTTTAAATTATAGTGCAGAAGATTTGAGAAGCTTAAATCCATTTGATAGAGAATTAACGATAATTAATAAATGTAGCAGAGAAGAGAAAATATTAGAAATAAGAAATCTTAAATTTAAAGATATTATAAAAGATATTTCTTTTGATGTTTATAGAGGTGAAATAGTTGGATTGGTAGGGAAAAACGGCGTTGGAAAATCTACAATTTCTAAGTTGATTTCTGGAATAAATAAGAAAACTTCTGGACAAATTTTAAGTAAAAGTTTACCTTTTGTTTTGATGCAAGATGTGGATTACCAATTATTTTCAGAAAGTGTATTTTCAGAGTTTTTCTTATCAAATAAAGACTTGACTGATGACGAAGTTTTGGAAATGCTAAAAGCCATTAATCTTTATGAAAAAAGAAATTGTCATCCATTTTCACTTTCTGGGGGAGAAAAACAAAGACTGCTTATGGGAATTTGTGCAAAAAGCAATTCAGACATTTTGATTTTAGATGAACCAACTAGTGGTTTGGATTTTAATAATATGATTATTATTTCTGATATTATAAAAAAATTATCAAAAGACAAAGCAATAATATTAATTTCTCATGACTATGAATTATTGTCAAGAGTTGTAGATAGAGTTATATTTCTTGAAGATGGAAAAATCACAGAGGATTTTATTTTAAAAGAAAAAAATCAACTAACTAATATTTTTCAAAAGATAAAAGGAGGAAAAGAAAATGAAAATTAA
- a CDS encoding energy-coupling factor transporter transmembrane component T — protein MIEQRRINLFVLIFMNLIFGTLILVWNNFKLDMIYFCICSLILIYSGKTKRFIKFLIFYLICLYIVFYIKLPDDSFFSFIGFISYSNVKMCPTYMIASFIVLDIRTSELIYVLGKLGFGKKIRFACTITLKFIPIYFAEKRIIKNALKLRGIDVSFTKPIKRFEYYIVPTLFRASNIANEMTESAYTRCAMCTDNMNSIYYKKFDIVDFILIVMLILLVASWGGGFIDKI, from the coding sequence TTGATAGAGCAACGTAGAATAAATTTATTTGTCTTAATTTTTATGAATTTGATTTTTGGAACGTTGATTTTAGTGTGGAATAATTTCAAATTAGATATGATTTATTTTTGTATTTGTTCTTTAATTTTAATTTATAGTGGAAAGACTAAAAGATTTATAAAATTTCTAATTTTTTATCTTATTTGTTTGTATATAGTTTTTTATATAAAGTTGCCTGATGATTCATTTTTCTCCTTCATAGGTTTTATCAGTTATTCAAATGTAAAGATGTGTCCAACATACATGATAGCGAGTTTTATTGTTTTAGATATAAGAACAAGTGAATTGATTTATGTTTTAGGAAAATTGGGATTTGGTAAAAAAATCAGATTTGCATGTACGATTACTTTAAAATTTATTCCTATTTATTTTGCAGAAAAAAGAATTATAAAAAATGCTTTAAAACTTAGAGGAATAGATGTTTCATTTACCAAACCTATTAAACGATTTGAATATTATATTGTACCGACTCTTTTTAGAGCATCGAATATTGCAAATGAAATGACGGAGTCAGCATATACAAGATGTGCGATGTGTACTGATAATATGAATTCAATATACTATAAAAAGTTTGATATAGTAGATTTTATTCTTATTGTTATGTTGATTTTACTAGTTGCTTCTTGGGGAGGTGGATTTATTGATAAAATTTGA